One Carassius auratus strain Wakin chromosome 16, ASM336829v1, whole genome shotgun sequence genomic window carries:
- the fdps gene encoding farnesyl pyrophosphate synthase, which produces MGDSRCSNGVQQKGKMLSDAQLFDLEFQNLVSELTEQDFTDPVLSDALNRLREVLRYNAPGGKRNRGLSVIGSLRELVSPSELPPDEVHRALLVGWCIELLQAFFLVSDDIMDASLTRRGQPCWYKKEGIGLDAINDAFLLEGAIYRLLRRHCRGQCYYVHLLELFTETSFQTELGQALDLMTAPPHKIDLDRFTMERYKAIVKYKTAFYSFYLPVAAAMYMAGIENETEHNNAKTILLEMGEFFQIQDDYLDCYGDPAVTGKIGTDIQDNKCSWLVVSALGIMTPEQRAELEACYGQSDAESVDRVKALYDTLEMPIRYHQHEEESYRRLKKLIQLHAKNLPHAVFLNFAKKIYKRNK; this is translated from the exons ATG GGTGACAGCAGGTGTAGTAACGGTGTCCAGCAGAAAGGCAAGATGTTGTCAGATGCTCAGCTCTTCGATTTGGAGTTTCAGAATTTGGTGTCTGAACTTACAGAGCAGGACTTCACTGATCCAGTTCTCTCTGATGCGCTCAACAGACTCCGAGAG gTGCTTCGGTACAATGCTCCTGGAGGCAAGAGAAACCGAGGCTTGTCTGTGATTGGTTCGCTGCGGGAGCTGGTCTCTCCATCTGAACTGCCCCCTGATGAAGTTCACAGAGCCCTTTTGGTTGGATGGTGCATTGAACTG CTTCAGGCTTTTTTCTTGGTGTCTGATGACATTATGGATGCATCCCTGACAAGAAGGGGTCAACCCTGTTGGTATAAGAAG GAAGGGATTGGTCTGGATGCCATTAATGATGCTTTTCTCCTGGAGGGGGCGATCTACCGCCTTCTTCGCAGACATTGCAGAGGACAGTGCTACTATGTCCATCTTCTTGAGCTTTTTACTGAG ACCTCTTTCCAGACAGAGCTGGGTCAAGCTCTAGATCTGATGACCGCACCTCCACACAAAATTGACCTTGATCGCTTCACCATGGAGAG GTACAAAGCCATTGTGAAATACAAGACAGCATTCTACTCCTTTTATCTCCCTGTGGCTGCAGCCATGTACATG GCTGGGATTGAAAACGAGACCGAACACAACAATGCAAAAACAATTTTACTTGAGATGGGAGAGTTCTTTCAGATACAG gatgACTACTTGGATTGTTATGGGGACCCCGCAGTGACTGGAAAGATTGGCACGGATATCCAGGACAACAAATGCAGCTGGCTGGTGGTGAGCGCACTGGGCATCATGACACCTGAACAGAGGGCAGAACTAGAG GCATGTTACGGACAAAGTGATGCTGAAAGTGTTGATCGGGTCAAGGCTTTGTATGATACTCTGGAAATGCCTATCCGTTACCATCAACACGAGGAGGAGAGCTATCGCCGTCTTAAAAAACTCATCCAGCTTCATGCCAAGAATCTGCCTCACGCTGTGTTTcttaattttgccaaaaaaatatataagagaAACAAATAA